The Apibacter raozihei DNA segment GTATAATATACGATAAAGCAAAGAAAAATTGCTATCAACAGCTTAATAAATAAAAAAATGTATCTGTTTTTGTAATTTTCCTGATACTCTTTGTTCTTTCCCAAAATAAGAAAAAAACCGTTACCTAGTGTGTAAGAAACTACTTGATATATGAATATGATAATAAATAAAATTAATAGTTTTAAAACTTCAGAATTATAAAAAGGAATTACAAGATTGAAAAAAGGAAATAATGCAAGAGTAAGCAATACAATATGTATGAGGCTACACAATGTAACATACAGCGTGAAATTTTCATTTTCAATAACCAGAGATTTAAATTTAAATATAGACTCATCTTTAGGAATAAGAACAAACCTTGCTGCTACAAGCAGTAATAAGCTTCCTAAAAAAATGAAATTTATAAGATTATCTCCTAAGGGTACTCGTAAGGAAAATGCGTCCAATATGTAAATATATATAAATTAACTAATTACTCTTCGTCTAAATATCTTTTGGTAATAGGTGCATAAGAATCAATACGCCTATCCCTCAAAAAAGGCCAGTGCACTCTGTAATTGTCAGATTTTTTAGTATCAATTTCAATAACTTTTACTTCTTCATGATCATGGGAAGCCTGATATAGTATGCTGCCAAACGGATTAGAAACAAAAGAACCTCCCCAGAATTTCATTGCACCTTCCTGCTCAAAGCCTACACGGTTTACACTAACAGTATGCACTCCGTTAGCAATTGCATGCCCTCTTTGTATAGTTTGCCATGCATTATATTGTTCTACATTTGTAGTCTCGTCCTGATTAGTGGCCCAACCTATAGCTGTAGGATAAAATAAAACATCCGCACCCATTAAAGCCGTGATTCTGGAAGCTTCCGGATACCATTGATCCCA contains these protein-coding regions:
- a CDS encoding DUF4271 domain-containing protein — protein: MDAFSLRVPLGDNLINFIFLGSLLLLVAARFVLIPKDESIFKFKSLVIENENFTLYVTLCSLIHIVLLTLALFPFFNLVIPFYNSEVLKLLILFIIIFIYQVVSYTLGNGFFLILGKNKEYQENYKNRYIFLFIKLLIAIFLCFIVYYTSIPKVYIPYIAIGIISVSLIAEWIWLMFFIKKQINLPGYYEFLYLCTFEILPALCILKLVFLGDKP